The proteins below come from a single Bryobacter aggregatus MPL3 genomic window:
- a CDS encoding phenylacetate--CoA ligase family protein, protein MTQLESIYARLPVWFQDAAVTAQGALYHRQRYGSAFREEYGLLKGTELATSLQLELLQTARLKRILAHAAGTVPFYRTRIARSHHESLRAGDLAAFREIPVTEKAELRLSPQQFCMNGGRDQTWIPWHTSGTTGSPMTLYYERKAVARQYAYVERYREQAGVSRRERRAQFTGKLIVASEKSSRYWRYDWANRALLLSTVHLTKDTIPAYLSALRSFQPTYLCGYPSAISLLARQALRSRMGGLKIQAILTSAETLLDEQRDVMEAAFGAKVYDQYGQTEMQSFWFECRYRRMHTHPLFGLTEILRPNGEACQPGEIGDVVLTGLINYAMPLIRYRVGDRAAWSDEDRCPCGRSMPMIQQIEGRREDYVYSPERGWVGRMDPALKGVDGLLECQFLQEENGTLRVLYVPLPGFGAIERSRLEENLKGRLGSKMPLCFEEVSAIPRGANGKFQAVRSKLSFNPDLHPKLMEVA, encoded by the coding sequence ATGACGCAGCTTGAATCCATCTACGCACGACTCCCGGTCTGGTTCCAGGATGCCGCGGTCACCGCACAGGGAGCGCTCTACCATCGGCAGCGTTATGGCTCGGCATTTCGGGAAGAGTATGGGCTTTTGAAAGGGACGGAGTTGGCTACCTCCCTCCAGTTGGAGCTACTGCAAACCGCAAGACTCAAGCGAATCCTGGCTCATGCTGCAGGTACGGTGCCCTTTTATCGGACGCGAATTGCACGGTCCCACCATGAGTCGTTACGTGCTGGCGATCTTGCGGCGTTCCGCGAGATCCCTGTGACTGAAAAAGCAGAGCTTCGCCTGTCTCCACAACAGTTCTGCATGAACGGAGGGCGTGACCAGACTTGGATTCCCTGGCATACGTCGGGCACCACAGGTTCTCCGATGACTTTGTACTATGAGCGCAAAGCGGTCGCAAGGCAGTATGCTTACGTCGAGCGTTATCGTGAACAAGCTGGAGTCAGCCGCCGGGAGCGGCGCGCGCAATTTACTGGAAAACTGATCGTAGCTTCTGAGAAGTCCAGTCGTTACTGGAGGTATGACTGGGCCAATCGGGCGCTCTTGCTCTCCACCGTACATCTGACGAAGGATACAATTCCCGCTTATCTTTCGGCTCTCCGCTCTTTCCAGCCCACTTATTTATGTGGCTATCCTTCCGCAATCTCTCTGCTTGCCCGCCAAGCTCTGCGGAGCCGGATGGGCGGACTGAAGATTCAGGCCATTCTCACGAGCGCCGAAACTCTTCTTGATGAGCAACGGGACGTGATGGAAGCTGCCTTTGGCGCCAAGGTCTATGACCAGTACGGCCAGACGGAGATGCAGAGTTTTTGGTTTGAGTGCCGCTATCGCCGGATGCATACTCATCCACTTTTCGGGTTGACGGAAATTTTACGTCCGAATGGAGAAGCCTGCCAGCCGGGTGAGATCGGAGACGTTGTTCTCACCGGCCTGATCAACTATGCGATGCCACTCATCCGCTACCGGGTGGGTGACCGTGCAGCCTGGTCCGATGAGGACCGCTGTCCTTGTGGGCGCTCGATGCCGATGATCCAGCAGATTGAAGGCCGCCGGGAAGACTACGTATACAGTCCCGAACGCGGTTGGGTGGGACGCATGGATCCGGCACTTAAAGGCGTCGACGGATTGCTCGAATGCCAGTTCCTACAGGAGGAGAACGGCACTTTGCGTGTTCTCTATGTACCACTTCCTGGTTTTGGAGCAATTGAGAGAAGCCGTCTGGAAGAGAATCTCAAGGGGCGCTTGGGCTCTAAGATGCCGCTTTGTTTTGAAGAGGTTAGCGCAATCCCGCGAGGCGCTAACGGCAAATTCCAGGCGGTACGCTCCAAACTTTCCTTCAACCCGGACCTTCACCCTAAACTGATGGAGGTTGCCTGA
- a CDS encoding glycosyltransferase codes for MPTQRPLVMRIITRLAGGGPPVHATLLNRQMDQHGFDSVLVFGTCGAKEQNMEYLIEKGDRVERVDVLGARPSPVRDLLAVYRLWLLFRRYRPSIVHTHTAKAGFLGRIAALLAGIPCVIHTYHGHVLDGYFAPWANRLIRCAERWLGRVSTALCTVSQQQAAELSGRFEIAPEEKFHVVPLGLTLEPYLAIPSPDFHSERLTLAWLGRFVPIKNLGLLSGVAAACQERKLPIDFLIAGDGPERKDFEEQIRSLALKNVQLLPWQEDVGPVLERAHLLILTSHREGTPLSLIQGMAAGRPFLSTAAGGTVDLAVGVGRLETKSWWYENAVLVSPEIAAFLPVIERLLCNRRQLEAMSAASRSFAQSVFSETRLVADVAALYTELLTPGQSGPHPVLEAKS; via the coding sequence ATGCCCACGCAACGCCCGTTGGTGATGCGGATCATCACTCGCTTGGCGGGTGGTGGCCCTCCGGTCCATGCGACATTGCTCAATCGGCAAATGGATCAGCATGGGTTTGATTCCGTGCTTGTTTTCGGCACCTGTGGGGCAAAAGAGCAAAACATGGAATATCTCATTGAGAAAGGCGATCGTGTCGAGCGTGTTGACGTATTGGGCGCTCGGCCCTCTCCAGTACGCGACTTGCTTGCGGTCTACCGCTTGTGGCTCCTCTTTCGGCGTTATCGGCCTTCCATTGTCCATACCCATACGGCAAAAGCGGGTTTTTTGGGCCGCATCGCTGCCTTACTGGCCGGCATTCCTTGTGTCATTCATACCTATCACGGGCATGTACTAGACGGCTACTTCGCTCCTTGGGCAAATCGGCTCATCCGGTGTGCGGAACGTTGGCTGGGACGCGTTTCCACCGCCTTATGCACGGTCAGCCAGCAGCAGGCGGCAGAGTTATCTGGTCGATTTGAAATTGCTCCAGAGGAGAAGTTCCATGTCGTTCCCCTTGGCCTCACGCTTGAACCCTATCTGGCAATTCCAAGTCCAGACTTTCACTCTGAGAGACTGACCCTTGCCTGGTTGGGGCGCTTTGTTCCGATTAAGAACTTGGGCCTCCTGTCTGGCGTGGCCGCCGCCTGCCAGGAGCGGAAGCTTCCCATCGATTTCCTCATTGCAGGCGACGGACCAGAGCGGAAAGACTTTGAGGAACAGATCCGTAGTTTAGCGCTCAAAAATGTCCAACTGCTGCCTTGGCAAGAAGATGTCGGGCCGGTTCTCGAACGGGCGCACCTGCTCATTCTGACTTCTCATCGCGAAGGCACTCCGCTCTCGCTTATTCAGGGAATGGCGGCTGGGCGCCCCTTCCTCTCCACGGCGGCTGGAGGAACCGTCGATTTGGCAGTAGGCGTTGGCCGTCTTGAAACGAAATCCTGGTGGTATGAGAATGCTGTGCTGGTCTCTCCGGAGATTGCCGCATTCCTTCCTGTGATCGAACGCTTGCTCTGCAACAGGCGACAACTTGAAGCGATGAGCGCCGCCTCGCGA